One genomic segment of Desmodus rotundus isolate HL8 chromosome 5, HLdesRot8A.1, whole genome shotgun sequence includes these proteins:
- the LOC128781115 gene encoding olfactory receptor 51A4: MGFINNSWFQPPTLLLIGIPGLEAVQMWISIPLCVMYVIALLGNLTILFVIKTTFSLHQPQYIFLSMLAATDMGLSLSTLPTVLNVFLLNHREIEFHSCLTQMFFIHTFSSMESAILLAMAFDRFVAIRNPLHYTAVLTPPRIIGMGLAALVRGVVLMTPLPILLKRLSFCKDITLSHCYCYHPDVMKLACGPVRVNMIYGLFLVLCSFGVDFIFIVISYILILRTVLGIASDDGQFKALNTCVSHIFTVCIFYVPLIVLTLIHRFGTFTSPLLHVTIANLFLFLTPVLNPLIYSLKTKQIRSAIRKIFKGRRN, encoded by the coding sequence ATGGGGTTTATAAACAATAGCTGGTTCCAGCCACCCACTCTTCTTCTAATAGGCATTCCTGGACTGGAGGCTGTACAGATGTGGATCTCTATCCCACTGTGTGTCATGTATGTAATTGCCCTCTTAGGGAACCTCACCATCCTCTTCGTTATCAAAACCACCTTTAGTCTTCATCAGCCTCAGTATATCTTTCTGTCCATGCTGGCAGCCACAGATATGGGTCTGTCTTTATCAACCCTACCTACAGTGCTCAATGTCTTCCTCCTAAATCACAGAGAGATTGAGTTCCACTCTTGCCTAACGCAGATGTTCTTCATCCATACCTTCTCCTCCATGGAGTCAGCCATCCTACTGGCCATGGCGTTTGATCGATTTGTAGCTATTCGAAACCCACTGCACTACACTGCGGTCTTAACCCCTCCTCGGATTATTGGGATGGGGCTTGCAGCCTTGGTTAGGGGTGTGGTATTAATGACGCCCTTGCCAATCCTGCTCAAGCGATTGTCCTTCTGCAAAGATATTACTCTATCTCACTGTTACTGCTATCACCCTGATGTTATGAAGCTGGCCTGTGGCCCTGTCAGAGTCAACATGATCTATGGGTTGTTTCTTGTCCTCTGCTCCTTTGGAGTTGACTTTATCTTCATCGTCATTTCATACATCCTGATTCTGAGAACAGTGCTGGGTATTGCCTCTGACGATGGCCAGTTCAAGGCCCTTAACACTTGTGTTTCCCACATTTTCACTGTATGCATTTTTTATGTGCCGCTTATTGTGCTGACTCTAATTCATAGGTTTGGTACATTCACATCTCCTCTTCTCCATGTCACCATAGccaatctcttcctcttcttgacCCCTGTCCTTAACCCCTTAATTTATAGCCTAAAAACTAAACAGATAAGGTCTGCCATACGCAAGATATTTAAGGGCAGGAGAAACTAG